A region of Candidatus Diapherotrites archaeon DNA encodes the following proteins:
- a CDS encoding DEAD/DEAH box helicase, whose protein sequence is MKFEELNISDSLKKAIKSKGFEKPSEVQEQVIPAALSGKDLVGKSKTGTGKTAAFAIPLIEMVQQGKPFSALVVVPTRELCVQVKDEIASIAQGSRINTFAVFGGQSISGQATGLRRKPEIIVGTPGRLLDLLSRRMLSFSQAQFLVLDEADKMFDMGFRFDIERIVSYFPKYRQTMLFSATMPKEILALVEKHMKHDKIVFDLSEDNAPVESIEQFYVKVSQKQKVDTLCSILAKEKDSKNLVFCRTKRTVDWLEKLLARHGIRVFAIHGDRQQNSRKRTIDEFTRSEKGILLATDIVARGIHVDDIDNVINFDLPTEAETYIHRIGRTARQGKKGRAISFCTNPMDVHDLSQVAAYNNSHIAEWRF, encoded by the coding sequence TTGAAATTTGAAGAATTAAACATCAGCGACAGCCTGAAAAAGGCCATCAAAAGCAAGGGCTTTGAAAAGCCATCCGAAGTGCAGGAACAGGTAATTCCGGCAGCGCTTTCGGGAAAAGATTTGGTCGGAAAATCGAAAACCGGCACCGGCAAGACAGCCGCCTTCGCAATCCCATTGATTGAAATGGTTCAGCAGGGCAAGCCGTTTTCCGCGCTCGTGGTTGTTCCGACAAGGGAGCTTTGCGTGCAGGTGAAAGACGAAATCGCTTCCATTGCCCAGGGCAGCCGCATCAACACTTTTGCGGTTTTCGGCGGGCAAAGCATTTCAGGCCAGGCAACTGGTTTGAGGAGAAAGCCGGAAATAATCGTCGGCACCCCCGGCAGATTGCTTGACTTGCTGTCAAGGCGCATGCTCTCGTTTTCGCAGGCACAATTCCTGGTGCTGGACGAAGCCGACAAAATGTTCGACATGGGTTTCAGGTTCGACATCGAGCGCATAGTCTCGTATTTCCCGAAATACAGGCAGACAATGCTGTTCTCGGCAACAATGCCGAAGGAAATCCTTGCGCTAGTGGAAAAGCACATGAAGCATGACAAAATTGTTTTCGATTTGAGCGAGGACAACGCGCCCGTCGAATCGATTGAGCAGTTTTACGTCAAGGTCAGCCAGAAACAGAAGGTTGACACGCTGTGCAGCATTCTTGCAAAGGAAAAGGACTCGAAAAACCTTGTTTTCTGCAGGACAAAGCGCACGGTCGACTGGCTTGAAAAACTGCTTGCAAGGCACGGAATCAGGGTTTTCGCGATTCACGGCGACAGGCAGCAGAATTCGAGAAAGCGCACGATCGACGAGTTCACGCGCTCCGAAAAAGGAATACTGCTTGCAACTGACATTGTCGCGCGCGGCATACACGTTGACGACATCGACAACGTCATAAACTTTGACTTGCCGACCGAAGCCGAAACCTACATCCACAGGATTGGCAGGACTGCAAGGCAGGGCAAGAAAGGCAGGGCAATAAGCTTTTGCACGAACCCGATGGACGTGCATGACCTGTCACAGGTTGCTGCTTACAACAACAGCCACATCGCGGAATGGCGCTTCTGA
- a CDS encoding Fic family protein: MPYIEKKKIGGRGYFYLMKNIRVSKNKWKKISKYVGTDLSNLAQAEKELELAQPIGRILTLKQMKIIDLLRENYLKTRKIGKGLWKTEKEQIISFIYNTNAIEGNSLSYEETKNILEGKPVARHAKRDVREVENMKECIDFLFGYNGKFDQSLLLKLHAIEMNGIHPEAGRIRTRQNIVGNYLPPKPEQVQPELDKFFSWIKQAGQTLHPFETAALAHLKIVRIHPFMDGNGRISRLAMNHLLFKNNYPLLNIFNSEKMLYYLMLREVDAKKKESPFVKYLYKAYINQYKECLLPGKKAAKKSLKPSAN, from the coding sequence AACAAGTGGAAAAAAATAAGCAAATATGTCGGAACCGACCTGTCGAACCTTGCCCAGGCCGAAAAGGAGCTTGAACTTGCCCAGCCGATCGGGAGGATTTTGACGCTGAAGCAGATGAAAATAATCGACCTGCTCAGGGAAAATTACCTGAAAACCCGCAAAATAGGCAAAGGCCTGTGGAAAACCGAAAAAGAGCAGATAATAAGCTTCATTTACAACACCAACGCAATCGAGGGCAATTCCCTGAGCTATGAGGAAACGAAAAATATCCTTGAAGGGAAGCCTGTGGCAAGGCATGCGAAGCGCGACGTCCGGGAAGTCGAAAACATGAAAGAATGCATTGATTTCCTGTTTGGTTACAACGGCAAATTCGACCAAAGCCTGTTGCTTAAACTCCATGCAATCGAAATGAATGGCATCCATCCCGAAGCAGGCAGAATCAGGACGAGGCAGAACATTGTCGGAAACTATCTGCCGCCGAAACCGGAACAGGTCCAGCCGGAACTGGACAAATTTTTCTCATGGATTAAGCAGGCCGGACAAACCCTGCACCCCTTTGAAACCGCTGCATTGGCCCATTTGAAAATCGTGAGAATCCACCCGTTCATGGACGGGAACGGCAGGATTTCAAGGCTGGCGATGAACCATCTGCTGTTCAAAAACAATTATCCTTTGCTGAACATTTTCAACTCCGAAAAAATGCTGTATTACCTGATGCTGAGGGAAGTCGACGCGAAAAAAAAGGAAAGCCCGTTCGTCAAATACCTCTACAAAGCATACATAAACCAGTACAAAGAATGCCTGCTTCCAGGCAAAAAAGCCGCAAAAAAAAGCCTTAAGCCAAGCGCAAATTAA